In Corallococcus macrosporus, one DNA window encodes the following:
- a CDS encoding STAS domain-containing protein, with amino-acid sequence MTGLRIHQEQEAAGRITLRLEGTLDGRTAQELRNSLQALGQSEVVLDFAHLREFKDSAVGVLTHGLKEGAVELRGLATHHERMFRYFGVLSSPTTHRAYYTPEDILSV; translated from the coding sequence ATGACTGGGCTTCGGATTCATCAGGAGCAGGAGGCGGCGGGTCGGATCACCCTGCGCCTGGAAGGTACGCTGGACGGCCGCACGGCCCAGGAGCTGCGCAACTCGCTCCAGGCGCTGGGCCAGAGCGAGGTCGTCCTGGACTTCGCGCACCTGCGTGAGTTCAAGGACAGCGCGGTGGGCGTGCTGACCCACGGCCTGAAGGAAGGCGCCGTGGAGCTGCGCGGCCTGGCCACGCACCACGAGCGGATGTTCCGCTACTTCGGCGTGCTGTCCTCGCCGACGACGCACCGGGCGTACTACACGCCCGAGGACATCCTGTCCGTCTGA
- a CDS encoding RNA polymerase factor sigma-32, whose translation MQASTEQSSNSGSLAMYLSEINQYSLLKVEEEQELARRFIKGDLAAGHRLVTSNLRFVVKVSYEYRSYGIKMSDLIQEGNIGLMKAVQKFDPDKGIRLISYAVWWIRAYIQNYILKSWSLVKLGTTQAQRKLFFSLARTRRELEKLGSGEAVVNVDEIARKLHVKPGEVREMEQRMGGRDLSLDAPMGEDGGNSHVDFVVSAAAPQDDEFADKEEAGLINNRVRTALMRLDPRERFIIEQRVMNERPMTLKELGEHFGFSRERARQLEIRAKDKLKSELAALMAEVDPETLAAQG comes from the coding sequence ATGCAGGCTTCGACCGAGCAGTCTTCCAACTCCGGCTCCCTCGCGATGTACCTCTCGGAGATCAACCAGTACTCGCTCCTGAAGGTGGAGGAGGAGCAGGAGCTGGCGCGCCGGTTCATCAAGGGAGACCTGGCCGCGGGCCACCGGCTGGTGACCAGCAACCTGCGCTTCGTGGTGAAGGTCTCCTACGAGTACCGCTCCTACGGCATCAAGATGTCGGACCTCATCCAGGAGGGGAATATCGGCCTGATGAAGGCGGTGCAGAAGTTCGACCCGGACAAGGGCATCCGCCTCATCTCGTACGCGGTGTGGTGGATCCGCGCGTACATCCAGAACTACATCCTGAAGAGCTGGTCGCTGGTGAAGCTTGGAACCACGCAGGCGCAGCGCAAGCTGTTCTTCAGCCTGGCGCGCACGCGCCGGGAGCTGGAGAAGCTGGGCAGCGGCGAGGCCGTGGTGAACGTGGACGAGATTGCCCGGAAGCTCCATGTGAAGCCCGGCGAGGTGCGCGAGATGGAGCAGCGCATGGGCGGCCGCGACCTGTCCCTGGACGCGCCCATGGGCGAGGACGGCGGCAACAGCCACGTGGACTTCGTGGTGAGCGCCGCGGCGCCCCAGGACGACGAGTTCGCGGACAAGGAGGAGGCGGGCCTCATCAACAACCGCGTCCGCACCGCCCTCATGCGCCTGGATCCGCGCGAGCGCTTCATCATCGAGCAGCGCGTGATGAACGAGCGCCCCATGACGCTCAAGGAGCTGGGCGAGCACTTCGGCTTCTCCCGCGAGCGCGCGCGCCAGCTGGAGATCCGCGCCAAGGACAAGCTCAAGTCGGAGCTGGCCGCCCTCATGGCGGAGGTGGATCCGGAGACGCTGGCCGCCCAGGGCTGA
- a CDS encoding transglutaminaseTgpA domain-containing protein produces the protein MKRPLRLRLVLRDLAAGSAFGAMAVSGQLPLWALGIFLGALVLALCDVRLVARHARLSALGLMVAAVLLGLQLTSGAMNAVVAACSFAGLIAAQRMLSTPDAAAEGQTHLTGLLMVAGGAALSGDMTYALCLIAFGVLASLALALGVVEAAVPDGEPVPVRAVMRPLSSGLAFAVAGAVAFFVLFPRLNWAMVGPRSAPGLGAVSSAGYSNTVRLGGAGTIKGNPRVVLRATLTPDPERDALDAYWMGRTYDTFDGIEWTNVVGAKQTERQITLRPATDTLLHQRIELLPAYGARTLIALEMPSRLGNAIAHTPTGTRSTPVQLQGGGEVRFTVTAPSYTYEAYSLPPDAKTGMSAGLVQAERDQLLALPEHLDPRVGPLAARVLQGEKEPLAAARKLAAFLQKDYAYTLEQAGVPEDPLADFLFVRKAGHCEHFATALTLMLRTQGIGARLATGFYGGARVDGGYLVRAGDAHAWTHVLVPERGFVTVDATPPSNRTSQGSVLLEKLLAFYEAVEARWRNSVVDYSFRDQFELASSLVRPPRRPAGAPEKEAPSRLPPPRAWATAAIVAFVVWRAGRFISRWTGRAPALEATRFLDRVDALLQRAHVPRFEHETLEDLTTRLARDGHPLALALTPLTRRYLEARFGGQALREGEAEHLFATLRRALDAEAARRAVKPAGQAGPTARAS, from the coding sequence GTGAAGCGCCCCCTGCGGCTGAGGCTCGTCCTGCGCGACCTGGCGGCGGGCTCCGCCTTCGGCGCCATGGCCGTGTCCGGGCAGCTGCCCCTGTGGGCGCTGGGCATCTTCCTGGGGGCGCTGGTGCTGGCGCTGTGCGACGTGCGGCTCGTCGCGCGCCACGCCCGCCTGTCCGCGCTGGGGCTCATGGTCGCGGCGGTGCTGCTGGGGCTCCAGCTGACGTCCGGCGCGATGAACGCGGTGGTGGCCGCGTGCTCCTTCGCGGGCCTCATCGCCGCGCAGCGGATGCTGTCCACGCCGGACGCCGCGGCGGAGGGCCAGACGCACCTGACGGGCCTGTTGATGGTGGCCGGCGGCGCGGCGCTGTCCGGCGACATGACGTACGCGCTGTGCCTCATCGCCTTCGGGGTGCTGGCCAGCCTGGCGCTGGCGCTGGGCGTGGTGGAGGCGGCGGTGCCGGACGGCGAGCCCGTGCCGGTGCGCGCGGTGATGCGGCCGCTGTCTTCCGGCCTGGCGTTCGCGGTGGCCGGCGCGGTGGCCTTCTTCGTCCTCTTCCCGCGCCTCAACTGGGCCATGGTGGGGCCGCGCTCGGCGCCGGGCCTGGGCGCGGTGAGCAGCGCGGGCTACTCCAACACCGTGCGGCTGGGCGGCGCGGGCACCATCAAGGGCAACCCGCGCGTGGTGCTGCGCGCCACGCTCACGCCGGATCCGGAGCGCGACGCGCTGGACGCCTACTGGATGGGCCGCACCTACGACACCTTCGACGGCATCGAGTGGACGAACGTCGTCGGGGCGAAGCAGACCGAGCGGCAGATCACCCTGCGCCCCGCCACCGACACGCTCCTGCACCAGCGCATCGAGCTGCTGCCCGCGTACGGCGCGCGCACGCTGATTGCCCTGGAGATGCCCTCGCGCCTGGGCAACGCCATCGCCCACACCCCCACGGGCACCCGGAGCACCCCCGTGCAGCTCCAGGGCGGCGGCGAGGTGCGCTTCACCGTCACCGCGCCCTCGTACACCTACGAGGCCTACAGCCTGCCCCCGGACGCGAAGACGGGCATGTCCGCCGGCCTGGTCCAGGCGGAGCGCGACCAGTTGCTGGCGCTGCCGGAGCACCTGGATCCGCGCGTGGGCCCGCTCGCGGCGCGGGTGCTCCAGGGAGAGAAGGAGCCGCTGGCCGCGGCGCGCAAGCTCGCGGCCTTCCTGCAGAAGGACTACGCGTACACGCTGGAGCAGGCAGGCGTCCCGGAGGATCCGCTCGCGGACTTCCTCTTCGTGCGCAAGGCGGGGCACTGCGAGCACTTCGCCACCGCGCTCACGCTGATGCTGCGCACGCAGGGCATCGGGGCGCGGCTCGCCACGGGCTTCTACGGCGGCGCGCGCGTGGACGGCGGGTACCTGGTGCGCGCGGGCGACGCGCACGCCTGGACGCACGTGCTCGTGCCGGAGCGGGGCTTCGTCACCGTGGACGCGACGCCGCCGTCGAACCGCACGAGCCAGGGCTCCGTGCTGCTGGAGAAGCTGCTCGCGTTCTATGAAGCGGTGGAGGCGCGCTGGCGCAACTCCGTCGTCGACTACTCCTTCCGCGACCAGTTCGAGCTGGCCAGCTCCCTGGTCCGTCCGCCGCGCCGCCCGGCCGGGGCCCCCGAGAAGGAAGCCCCCAGCCGCCTGCCCCCGCCGCGCGCGTGGGCGACGGCCGCCATCGTGGCCTTCGTCGTCTGGCGCGCGGGCCGCTTCATCTCCCGCTGGACGGGCCGCGCCCCCGCGCTGGAGGCCACGCGCTTCCTTGACCGGGTGGACGCGCTGCTCCAGCGCGCCCACGTGCCGCGCTTCGAGCACGAGACGCTGGAGGACCTGACCACGCGCCTGGCGCGCGACGGCCACCCGCTGGCGCTGGCGCTGACGCCCCTCACCCGCCGCTACCTGGAGGCCCGCTTCGGCGGCCAGGCGTTGCGCGAGGGAGAGGCCGAGCACCTGTTCGCCACCTTGCGCCGCGCGCTGGACGCGGAAGCCGCCCGCCGCGCCGTGAAGCCTGCCGGACAGGCGGGCCCTACCGCCCGCGCCTCCTGA
- a CDS encoding OPT family oligopeptide transporter: MSHGSPPVVDDRVPIAEAHGSAPHKPYVPPEQSPAELTIRGLVLGSVLGIVFAASSVYLAIKVGLTVSASIPVAVLSIAIFRALGRSSILENTIVQTTGSAGESLAFGVAAALPALLILGYDISLTHAFLTAALGGVLGVLMMIPLRQGLIVQEHGKLTYPEGTASADVLIVGEQGGTNARTVILGFIIGGVYKFAYSGMKLFKEAIGTPIKGLKAATLSTEVSPELLGVGYIIGPRVAGITFAGGVLSYLILIPMISFFGSGMDTPLLVHNGMLIKDMSPDQIRNAYVLYIGAGAVATGGLISLIRSLPTIVGAFKRSVETLRQSRTQGALPTVLRTDQDLPITVVLVGSALLILAIWLAPPLHVNFISAILIVIFGFFFVTVSARITGEIGSSSNPISGMVVATLLVTCLVYLLFGWTSSPDRFMALTTAAIVGIAASNGGTTAQDLKTAFLVGGTPKKQQIALFVGVLTSAMFIGLVLVLLNQGATAVIPEAHPGVKVTEMSTDTRTQHTYRWAVSQDALTQRGMTPAQLKRSLWAERLDVVPVDGALELRSWRPMEAQALSNLTLAPANGPSLKLSDAGLVTAGPDRVYTEGFVRGADTPVPAGRYLVDDQGSIQYVVDPGIGGRISEYEGQTLTRYSAPKAQLFALIIDGILTQRLPWDLVLLGVFIALMLELCGVSSLPFAVGVYLPISSSAPIFVGGMVRHFVDKLRGGTTAESEFSPGTLMSSGYIAGGSIAGVLIAFLEIASDGAWTRAINLPALFGHEGAVGSFLNAVGESELAHPTWSNVWGLAFFAVLTAVLFRSALKGKSGAEAPPPSH; encoded by the coding sequence TTGTCCCACGGTTCCCCGCCGGTCGTCGATGATCGCGTCCCCATTGCGGAGGCGCATGGCTCCGCCCCGCACAAACCCTATGTGCCCCCCGAGCAGTCGCCCGCGGAGCTGACGATCCGCGGCCTGGTGCTCGGGTCGGTGCTGGGCATCGTGTTCGCGGCGTCGTCCGTGTACCTGGCCATCAAGGTCGGCCTCACGGTGTCCGCGTCCATCCCGGTGGCGGTGCTCTCCATCGCCATCTTCCGGGCCCTGGGGCGCTCCAGCATCCTGGAGAACACCATCGTCCAGACGACGGGCTCCGCGGGTGAGTCGCTCGCGTTCGGCGTGGCGGCCGCGCTGCCCGCGCTGCTCATCCTGGGCTACGACATCAGCCTCACGCACGCGTTCCTCACCGCCGCGCTGGGCGGCGTGCTGGGCGTGCTGATGATGATTCCGCTGCGCCAGGGCCTCATCGTCCAGGAGCACGGCAAGCTCACCTACCCGGAGGGCACCGCCAGCGCGGACGTGCTCATCGTCGGTGAGCAGGGCGGCACCAACGCGCGCACGGTCATCCTGGGTTTCATCATCGGTGGCGTCTACAAGTTCGCCTACTCCGGGATGAAGCTCTTCAAGGAGGCCATCGGCACGCCCATCAAGGGGCTCAAGGCGGCGACGCTCTCCACGGAGGTGTCCCCGGAGCTGTTGGGCGTGGGCTACATCATCGGGCCGCGCGTCGCGGGCATCACCTTCGCGGGCGGCGTGCTCAGCTACCTCATCCTCATCCCGATGATCTCCTTCTTCGGCAGCGGCATGGACACGCCGCTGCTGGTGCACAACGGGATGCTCATCAAGGACATGTCGCCGGATCAGATCCGCAACGCGTACGTGCTCTACATCGGCGCGGGCGCGGTGGCGACGGGCGGCCTCATCAGCCTCATCCGCTCCCTGCCCACCATCGTGGGCGCCTTCAAGCGCAGCGTGGAGACGCTGCGCCAGTCGCGCACGCAGGGCGCCCTGCCCACGGTGCTGCGCACGGACCAGGACCTGCCCATCACGGTGGTGCTGGTGGGCAGCGCGCTGCTCATCCTGGCCATCTGGCTGGCGCCGCCGCTGCACGTGAACTTCATCTCCGCCATCCTCATCGTCATCTTCGGCTTCTTCTTCGTGACGGTGAGCGCGCGCATCACCGGTGAGATCGGCTCCTCGTCCAACCCCATCTCCGGCATGGTGGTGGCCACGCTGCTCGTCACCTGCCTCGTGTACCTGCTGTTCGGCTGGACGTCGTCGCCGGACCGCTTCATGGCGCTGACCACGGCGGCCATCGTGGGCATCGCGGCGTCCAACGGCGGCACCACCGCGCAGGATTTGAAGACGGCGTTCCTCGTGGGCGGCACGCCCAAGAAGCAGCAGATCGCCCTCTTCGTCGGCGTGCTGACCAGCGCCATGTTCATCGGCCTGGTGCTGGTGCTGCTCAACCAGGGCGCCACCGCGGTCATCCCGGAAGCGCACCCCGGCGTGAAGGTGACGGAGATGTCCACCGACACGCGCACCCAGCACACGTACCGCTGGGCGGTGTCCCAGGACGCGCTCACCCAGCGCGGCATGACGCCCGCGCAGCTCAAGCGCTCGCTGTGGGCGGAGCGCCTGGACGTGGTGCCGGTGGACGGCGCGCTGGAGCTGCGCAGCTGGCGCCCCATGGAGGCCCAGGCGCTGTCCAACCTCACGCTGGCGCCGGCCAACGGCCCGTCGCTGAAGCTGTCGGACGCGGGGCTCGTCACCGCCGGTCCGGACCGCGTCTACACGGAGGGCTTCGTGCGCGGCGCGGACACGCCCGTGCCCGCCGGCCGCTACCTCGTGGATGACCAGGGCAGCATCCAGTACGTGGTGGACCCGGGCATCGGCGGGCGCATCAGCGAGTACGAGGGCCAGACGCTCACCCGCTACTCGGCGCCCAAGGCGCAGCTGTTCGCGCTCATCATCGACGGCATCCTCACGCAGCGGCTGCCGTGGGACCTGGTGCTGCTGGGCGTCTTCATCGCGCTGATGCTGGAGCTGTGCGGCGTGTCCTCGCTGCCCTTCGCGGTGGGCGTGTACCTGCCCATCAGCAGCAGCGCCCCCATCTTCGTGGGCGGCATGGTGCGCCACTTCGTGGACAAGCTGCGCGGCGGCACCACGGCGGAGTCCGAGTTCTCCCCCGGCACGCTGATGTCCTCCGGCTACATCGCGGGCGGCTCCATCGCGGGCGTGCTCATCGCGTTCCTGGAGATCGCCAGCGACGGCGCCTGGACGCGCGCCATCAACCTGCCCGCCCTCTTCGGGCACGAGGGCGCGGTGGGCTCCTTCCTCAACGCCGTGGGCGAGAGCGAGCTGGCGCACCCGACGTGGTCCAACGTCTGGGGCCTGGCCTTCTTCGCCGTCCTCACCGCGGTCCTCTTCCGCTCCGCCCTCAAGGGCAAGAGCGGCGCGGAAGCCCCGCCGCCGTCGCACTGA
- a CDS encoding DUF58 domain-containing protein: MKAPARPSFKARLRAWLRPPRTLTVTKTGRTYLVVTFGVGLGALNTGNNLLYLLLGLLLSMVVVSGVLSERCLRDLTVRRVGADAAFAREPFAYRWAVSRKAGHGFALTFSEDLSPLTGAGKLGHLPAGKEHIVRADLAAPHRGPVRLSGVRVTTTWPLGLFAKTRVFSLEGMLLVYPRRGYACKEPGPAEKGPRGEAGSPRHLDGTGDVAGLRELAANEDARRIHWLKSATAGRLLKVEREREERRVWKLALETGLTGDALERRCEEVAAQAHQLLDAGHEVGLQLPERTLRPAAGASQERRILQALAWEGFEDVDTAGADSREAA; the protein is encoded by the coding sequence GTGAAGGCCCCCGCCCGCCCCTCCTTCAAGGCGCGGCTGCGCGCCTGGCTGCGTCCGCCTCGCACCCTGACGGTGACGAAGACGGGCCGCACGTACCTGGTGGTGACGTTCGGCGTGGGGCTGGGCGCGCTCAACACGGGCAACAACCTGCTCTACCTGCTCCTGGGCCTGCTGCTCAGCATGGTGGTGGTGTCCGGCGTGCTGTCGGAGCGCTGCCTGCGCGACCTGACGGTGCGCCGGGTGGGCGCGGACGCGGCCTTCGCGCGCGAGCCCTTCGCCTACCGCTGGGCGGTCTCGCGCAAGGCGGGCCACGGCTTCGCGCTGACGTTCAGCGAGGACCTCTCCCCGCTCACCGGCGCAGGGAAGCTGGGCCACCTGCCCGCGGGAAAGGAGCACATCGTCCGGGCGGACCTGGCCGCGCCGCACCGGGGCCCCGTGCGCCTGTCCGGCGTGCGCGTCACCACGACGTGGCCCCTGGGCCTGTTCGCCAAGACGCGCGTGTTCTCGCTGGAGGGGATGCTGCTCGTGTACCCGCGCCGCGGCTACGCCTGCAAGGAGCCGGGGCCCGCGGAGAAGGGGCCTCGCGGCGAGGCGGGCAGCCCGCGCCACCTGGACGGCACCGGTGACGTCGCGGGCCTGCGCGAGCTGGCCGCGAACGAGGACGCGCGCCGCATCCACTGGCTGAAGAGCGCCACGGCGGGACGCCTGCTGAAGGTGGAGCGCGAGCGCGAGGAGCGCCGCGTGTGGAAGCTCGCGCTGGAGACGGGCCTCACGGGCGACGCACTGGAGCGCCGCTGTGAAGAGGTCGCCGCCCAGGCGCACCAGCTCCTGGACGCGGGGCACGAGGTCGGCCTCCAGTTGCCGGAGCGCACGCTGCGGCCGGCGGCGGGGGCCTCGCAGGAGCGCCGCATCCTCCAGGCGCTGGCGTGGGAGGGCTTCGAGGACGTGGACACTGCTGGGGCGGACTCCCGGGAGGCCGCGTGA
- a CDS encoding AAA family ATPase, whose amino-acid sequence MTQPARVLGPVPSPASARAVMERLAAQLGRAVQGKPEEVRRVVTCVVAGGHLLLEDMPGVGKTTLAEALARACALSFSRIQFTADLLPADILGAQVFHAQTATFSFRPGPLFRQLVLADELNRAPPRTQSALLEGMAQGQVSLDGETHPLPSPFTVVATQNPVDFSGTYPLPDSQLDRFLVRLSLGHPAPDVEARLLTTRGAASPLPSVEAVTGPEELASLRAFAQDLKLDAAVAEYVVRLARATREHGDLERGASTRAVLALGAAARAQALWDGRDFVTPGDVRAMLVPCWAHRVLLRSAVQGVSARDEAAHLVEEIARKVAAPR is encoded by the coding sequence ATGACCCAGCCCGCTCGCGTCCTCGGTCCAGTTCCCTCCCCTGCCTCCGCGCGCGCGGTGATGGAGCGGCTCGCCGCCCAGCTTGGCCGCGCCGTGCAGGGCAAGCCCGAGGAGGTCCGCCGCGTCGTCACCTGCGTGGTGGCTGGCGGGCACCTGCTGCTGGAGGACATGCCCGGCGTGGGCAAGACGACGCTGGCCGAGGCCCTGGCCCGCGCGTGCGCCCTGTCCTTCTCCCGCATCCAGTTCACCGCGGACCTGCTGCCGGCGGACATCCTGGGCGCGCAGGTGTTCCACGCGCAGACGGCCACCTTCTCCTTCCGGCCCGGGCCGCTGTTCCGGCAGCTGGTGCTGGCGGACGAGCTCAACCGCGCGCCCCCGCGCACCCAGTCCGCGCTCCTGGAGGGCATGGCGCAGGGCCAGGTGTCCCTGGACGGTGAGACGCACCCCCTGCCCTCCCCCTTCACCGTCGTCGCCACCCAGAACCCGGTGGACTTCTCCGGCACCTATCCGCTGCCGGACTCGCAGCTGGATCGCTTCCTCGTGCGCCTGTCCTTGGGCCACCCGGCGCCGGACGTGGAGGCGCGGCTGCTCACCACGCGCGGCGCGGCGTCCCCGCTGCCGTCGGTGGAGGCGGTGACGGGGCCGGAGGAGCTGGCGTCGCTGCGCGCCTTCGCCCAGGACCTGAAGCTGGACGCGGCGGTGGCGGAATACGTGGTGCGGCTGGCGCGGGCCACGCGCGAGCACGGCGACCTGGAGCGCGGCGCCTCCACGCGCGCGGTGCTGGCGCTGGGGGCCGCGGCGCGGGCCCAGGCCCTGTGGGACGGACGCGACTTCGTCACCCCCGGCGACGTGCGCGCCATGCTGGTGCCCTGCTGGGCGCACCGCGTGCTCCTGCGCAGCGCCGTGCAGGGCGTGTCCGCGAGGGACGAGGCGGCGCACCTGGTGGAGGAGATCGCCCGCAAGGTGGCGGCGCCCCGGTGA
- a CDS encoding HEAT repeat domain-containing protein translates to MAQPQKVTDANAEPEQSPEVREKVELAKTFAFHLLKGIKQIGMYRHNEARFPEFLSKALEAISTYTEKFGPLSLKVEQQNFILHGEPLFSEESPLPYKFFRDGIRQLIFRPGLPLEELVTLTLIALSEPERGADDVLAQLWRAGMQQVEYVVVEGFSMEGASEDEVQVEVDKVVGYLYSRLQTNSDDFLRFARVSAEDLDAKLDGVEQIRGLVVGGRHASDDLKARIQREITEEENARLFPKLVGAVFQVVEGGVDDAALLEEIFLQLLDMLLLQDDFATVNQIVLKLRALSQREGGEDLGRLLNNFLHKMGEEQRLTRMGESLKTTRTRQPQDVTRYLQALGVDSVLPLLSVLETIELPENRVLLGDVLATFARDLPEPFVARLLSDRPQTVRDMVYILEKSNHPERVKMFGQVMKSPNLVVKLEVMQIIGRGRTAEARRIIFDALTDSVSQVRMLAAKLLPEFDREKAFTDLVRLVRDPGWDKKTSDEKAAVYGAIGATNLPAALSMMQQLLTVKPSLLNKRRVMEDKLLAITGLGGAGSIQSYKMLQAVVEDKTQPLEVLTAARKAMYQTRKALFGDSALPEEAS, encoded by the coding sequence ATGGCACAGCCCCAGAAAGTCACGGACGCGAACGCGGAGCCGGAGCAGTCGCCGGAGGTTCGCGAGAAGGTGGAGCTGGCGAAGACGTTCGCGTTCCACCTGCTCAAGGGCATCAAGCAGATTGGCATGTACCGCCACAACGAGGCGCGCTTCCCGGAGTTCCTCTCCAAAGCGCTGGAGGCCATCTCCACGTACACGGAGAAGTTCGGGCCGCTCTCGCTGAAGGTGGAGCAGCAGAACTTCATCCTGCACGGCGAGCCGCTCTTCTCGGAAGAGTCGCCGCTCCCCTACAAGTTCTTCCGCGACGGCATCCGCCAGCTCATCTTCCGGCCGGGGCTGCCGCTGGAGGAGCTGGTCACCCTCACGCTCATCGCGCTGTCGGAGCCGGAGCGCGGCGCGGACGACGTGCTCGCGCAGCTGTGGCGCGCCGGCATGCAGCAGGTGGAGTACGTGGTGGTGGAGGGCTTCTCCATGGAGGGCGCCTCCGAGGACGAGGTCCAGGTGGAGGTGGACAAGGTGGTGGGCTACCTCTACTCCCGCCTCCAGACGAACTCGGATGACTTCCTGCGCTTCGCGCGCGTGTCCGCGGAGGACCTGGACGCGAAGCTGGACGGCGTGGAGCAGATCCGCGGCCTCGTCGTGGGCGGCCGGCACGCTTCCGACGACCTGAAGGCCCGCATCCAGCGCGAAATCACGGAGGAAGAGAACGCGCGCCTGTTCCCGAAGCTGGTGGGCGCGGTGTTCCAGGTGGTGGAAGGCGGCGTGGATGACGCGGCGCTGCTGGAGGAGATCTTCCTGCAGCTGTTGGACATGCTGCTGCTCCAGGACGACTTCGCCACGGTGAACCAGATCGTCCTCAAGCTGCGCGCGCTCTCCCAGCGCGAGGGCGGCGAGGACCTGGGCCGCCTGCTCAACAACTTCCTGCACAAGATGGGCGAGGAGCAGCGCCTCACGCGGATGGGCGAGTCGCTGAAGACGACGCGCACGCGGCAGCCGCAGGACGTGACGCGCTATCTGCAGGCGCTGGGCGTGGACTCGGTGCTGCCGCTGCTCAGCGTGCTGGAGACCATCGAGCTGCCGGAGAACCGCGTCCTCCTGGGCGACGTGCTGGCGACGTTCGCGCGCGACCTGCCGGAGCCCTTCGTGGCGCGCCTCTTGTCGGACCGGCCGCAGACGGTGCGCGACATGGTCTACATCCTGGAGAAGAGCAACCACCCGGAGCGGGTGAAGATGTTCGGCCAGGTGATGAAGAGCCCCAACCTGGTGGTGAAGCTGGAGGTCATGCAGATCATCGGGCGCGGCCGCACGGCGGAGGCCCGGCGCATCATCTTCGACGCGCTCACCGACAGCGTCTCCCAGGTGCGCATGCTGGCCGCGAAGCTCCTGCCGGAGTTCGACCGCGAGAAGGCCTTCACGGACCTGGTGCGGCTGGTGCGCGACCCGGGCTGGGACAAGAAGACGTCCGACGAGAAGGCCGCCGTCTACGGCGCCATCGGGGCCACCAACCTGCCCGCCGCGCTGTCGATGATGCAGCAGCTGCTCACGGTGAAGCCGTCACTGCTCAACAAGCGGCGGGTGATGGAGGACAAGCTCCTGGCCATCACCGGCCTGGGCGGCGCGGGCTCCATCCAGTCCTACAAGATGTTGCAGGCCGTGGTGGAGGACAAGACGCAGCCCCTGGAAGTCCTCACCGCGGCACGCAAGGCGATGTACCAGACGCGCAAGGCCCTGTTCGGGGACTCGGCGCTTCCGGAAGAGGCGAGCTGA
- a CDS encoding HD-GYP domain-containing protein, producing MADNLKINQTQDENLGEYGREHNEKLQNLSRSMLAGLYMLVRSVKMYDPENAVFEKPLHQLQDIINQIIGKEGRLELTGVKDSFYLNGMLVKVDLNSIENQRYLLSELRSKDVGGITLTKPVTTQELKNFVWIFSKEQSTAAEEDGLQGRKLLNMRVAKFSKLKEKLNKDMDTPGDQKVDRKKYAMTVYARAVFFLQKYLESVRAGKPIGSSRALRLVQDFVDISYDQRTHFLGMTTQKREEDYLVYHQVNVALMCIVFGAELGLTKPQLRDLGYIALFHDAGMTTLPEELATKRGALTADEKTTVARAPLISVRNILMEKGFSRSTLLRVVTTFEHKTDYGTAVRDARGNIQMIIPKTNLGVYAKIIAICDAYDALTSRRPYRDAYGPEVALMLMWTEMRQKFDPELLAVFMRVMAIQPIKVLSRRQQQLSVSGL from the coding sequence ATGGCCGACAACCTGAAGATCAATCAGACCCAGGACGAGAACCTGGGCGAGTACGGGCGCGAGCACAACGAGAAGCTCCAGAACCTGTCGCGCTCCATGCTCGCGGGCCTCTACATGCTCGTGCGCTCCGTGAAGATGTACGACCCGGAGAACGCCGTCTTCGAGAAGCCGCTGCACCAGCTCCAGGACATCATCAACCAGATCATCGGCAAGGAAGGCCGGCTGGAGCTGACGGGCGTCAAGGACTCGTTCTACCTCAACGGCATGCTGGTGAAGGTGGACCTGAACTCCATCGAGAACCAGCGCTACCTGCTGTCGGAGCTGCGCTCCAAGGACGTGGGCGGCATCACGCTGACGAAGCCCGTCACCACGCAGGAGCTGAAGAACTTCGTCTGGATCTTCAGCAAGGAGCAGTCCACCGCCGCGGAGGAGGACGGCCTGCAGGGGCGCAAGCTCCTCAACATGCGCGTGGCGAAGTTCTCCAAGCTGAAGGAGAAGCTGAACAAGGACATGGACACGCCGGGCGACCAGAAGGTCGACCGCAAGAAGTACGCGATGACCGTGTACGCCCGCGCGGTGTTCTTCCTGCAGAAGTACCTGGAGTCCGTCCGCGCGGGGAAGCCCATCGGCTCCTCGCGGGCGCTGCGCCTGGTGCAGGACTTCGTGGACATCTCCTACGACCAGCGCACCCACTTCCTGGGCATGACGACGCAGAAGCGCGAGGAGGACTACCTCGTCTACCACCAGGTGAACGTGGCGCTGATGTGCATCGTCTTCGGCGCGGAGCTGGGCCTCACGAAGCCGCAGCTGCGCGACCTGGGCTACATCGCCCTCTTCCACGACGCGGGCATGACGACGCTGCCAGAGGAGCTGGCCACCAAGCGCGGGGCGCTCACCGCCGACGAGAAGACGACCGTGGCGCGCGCGCCGCTCATCAGCGTGCGCAACATCCTGATGGAGAAGGGCTTCAGCCGCTCCACGCTGCTGCGCGTGGTGACGACCTTCGAGCACAAGACGGACTACGGCACGGCGGTGCGCGACGCGCGCGGCAACATCCAGATGATCATCCCCAAGACGAACCTGGGGGTGTACGCGAAGATCATCGCCATCTGCGACGCGTACGACGCGCTCACCTCCCGCAGGCCCTACCGCGACGCGTACGGCCCGGAGGTGGCGCTGATGCTGATGTGGACGGAGATGCGCCAGAAGTTCGACCCGGAGCTCTTGGCCGTCTTCATGCGGGTGATGGCCATCCAGCCCATCAAGGTCCTCTCCCGCCGTCAGCAGCAGCTCAGCGTTTCCGGCCTGTAG